A part of Homoserinibacter sp. YIM 151385 genomic DNA contains:
- a CDS encoding M23 family metallopeptidase, which produces MTSIACRPSAPRRSRRVREPARGARATWRAWVTRVAALATVLAIAAGGPADGSAAATAATGPRGAVRLESAPRWAWPVPSPHPVVRPFEAPASAYSAGHRGLDVAAREGTVITAPADGVVHFAGVVVDRPLLSLDHGGGLLSSFEPVEPLVERGERVARGQPIGELQLGHCAGACLHLGARLEGRYVSPLRYLDGLRPAVLLPVRR; this is translated from the coding sequence ATGACCTCGATCGCGTGCCGCCCGTCCGCTCCTCGACGATCGCGCCGGGTGCGCGAGCCGGCGCGGGGCGCGCGGGCCACGTGGCGCGCGTGGGTCACGCGGGTCGCCGCGCTCGCGACGGTGCTCGCGATCGCGGCCGGCGGCCCGGCCGACGGGTCGGCTGCGGCGACCGCTGCGACCGGACCCCGCGGTGCGGTCCGACTGGAGTCGGCACCGCGCTGGGCCTGGCCCGTGCCGTCGCCGCATCCCGTGGTCAGGCCCTTCGAGGCTCCCGCGTCGGCGTACTCGGCCGGGCACCGCGGCCTCGATGTGGCGGCACGCGAGGGGACGGTGATCACGGCGCCTGCCGACGGGGTCGTGCACTTCGCCGGCGTCGTCGTCGACCGGCCGCTCCTCTCGCTCGACCACGGCGGCGGTCTCCTGTCGAGCTTCGAGCCGGTGGAGCCGCTCGTCGAGCGCGGCGAGCGGGTCGCGCGCGGGCAGCCGATCGGCGAGCTGCAGCTCGGGCACTGCGCCGGCGCGTGCCTCCATCTCGGCGCGCGCCTCGAGGGCCGCTACGTGTCGCCGCTGCGCTACCTCGACGGCCTCCGGCCGGCGGTGCTGCTGCCGGTGCGGCGGTGA
- the rpsB gene encoding 30S ribosomal protein S2, whose amino-acid sequence MAVVTIRQLLDSGVHFGHQTRRWNPKVKRFILTERSGIHIIDLQQSLAYIDRAYDFVKETVAHGGTVLFVGTKKQAQEAIAEQATRVGQPYVNQRWLGGLLTNFQTVSKRLARMKELEEIDYEDTTAGFTKKELLIKKRELDKLHKTLGGIRNLTKTPSAIWVVDSKREHLAIDEATKLGIPVIGILDTNADPDELAYPIPGNDDAIRSVGLLTRIIADAAAEGLIQRHQKPEAEGNVSAVEPLAEWERELLEQSQAETGATTEQNDADAAVAATEAETPVEPTPEHAPESDEATEAKIEAEAAEAPEADAAPAADAEKTDSK is encoded by the coding sequence ATGGCCGTCGTCACCATCCGCCAGCTGCTCGACAGCGGCGTGCACTTCGGGCACCAGACCCGCCGCTGGAACCCGAAGGTCAAGCGCTTCATCCTGACCGAGCGCTCCGGCATCCACATCATCGACCTGCAGCAGTCGCTCGCGTACATCGACCGCGCGTACGACTTCGTCAAGGAGACGGTCGCCCACGGCGGCACCGTCCTCTTCGTCGGCACGAAGAAGCAGGCCCAGGAGGCCATCGCCGAGCAGGCGACGCGCGTCGGCCAGCCCTACGTCAACCAGCGCTGGCTGGGCGGCCTCCTCACGAACTTCCAGACGGTCTCCAAGCGCCTCGCGCGCATGAAGGAGCTCGAGGAGATCGACTACGAGGACACCACCGCGGGCTTCACGAAGAAGGAGCTCCTCATCAAGAAGCGGGAGCTCGACAAGCTCCACAAGACGCTCGGCGGCATCCGCAACCTCACGAAGACCCCGAGCGCCATCTGGGTCGTCGACTCCAAGCGCGAGCACCTCGCGATCGACGAGGCGACGAAGCTCGGCATCCCCGTGATCGGCATCCTCGACACGAACGCCGACCCGGACGAGCTCGCCTACCCGATCCCGGGCAACGACGACGCGATCCGCTCGGTGGGCCTCCTCACCCGCATCATCGCCGACGCCGCGGCCGAGGGCCTCATCCAGCGTCACCAGAAGCCCGAGGCCGAGGGCAACGTCTCGGCCGTCGAGCCCCTCGCCGAGTGGGAGCGCGAGCTCCTCGAGCAGAGCCAGGCGGAGACCGGCGCCACGACCGAGCAGAACGACGCGGACGCGGCCGTCGCCGCGACCGAGGCGGAGACCCCGGTCGAGCCGACCCCGGAGCACGCGCCCGAGTCGGACGAGGCCACCGAGGCGAAGATCGAGGCCGAGGCCGCCGAGGCGCCGGAGGCGGACGCCGCCCCCGCGGCCGACGCCGAGAAGACCGACAGCAAGTAA
- the tsf gene encoding translation elongation factor Ts, which yields MANFSLEDVKILRERLGTGMVDTKNALVEADGDIEKAVEILRLKGAKGNAKRADRSTSEGLIAVVESATAVTMIELACETDFVAKNEKFVALAEKVVAALADSGAETVDQALAAPAEGGTVGSLIEDQAATIGEKVELRQVARLAGEQFAVYLHRTSKDLPPQIGVVVAYTGSDADTARSIAQHISFAAPTYLAREEVPEADVVNERRIVEEISRNEGKPEAALPKIVEGRLGAFFKQVALLEQDYARDNKLNVGKVIADAGLTVTGFARFKVGA from the coding sequence ATGGCCAACTTCAGCCTGGAAGACGTCAAGATCCTGCGCGAGCGCCTCGGCACCGGCATGGTCGACACCAAGAACGCCCTGGTCGAGGCCGATGGCGACATCGAGAAGGCCGTCGAGATCCTCCGCCTCAAGGGCGCCAAGGGCAACGCGAAGCGCGCCGACCGCTCCACGAGCGAGGGCCTCATCGCGGTCGTCGAGTCGGCCACGGCCGTCACGATGATCGAGCTGGCCTGCGAGACCGACTTCGTCGCGAAGAACGAGAAGTTCGTCGCGCTCGCGGAGAAGGTCGTCGCGGCGCTCGCCGACTCCGGCGCCGAGACGGTCGACCAGGCCCTCGCGGCCCCGGCCGAGGGCGGCACCGTCGGCAGCCTCATCGAGGACCAGGCGGCGACGATCGGCGAGAAGGTCGAGCTCCGCCAGGTGGCGCGCCTCGCCGGCGAGCAGTTCGCCGTCTACCTGCACCGCACGAGCAAGGACCTGCCCCCGCAGATCGGCGTCGTCGTGGCCTACACCGGCTCCGACGCGGACACGGCCCGCTCGATCGCGCAGCACATCTCCTTCGCCGCCCCGACCTACCTCGCGCGCGAGGAGGTGCCGGAGGCCGATGTCGTCAACGAGCGCCGCATCGTCGAGGAGATCAGTCGCAACGAGGGCAAGCCGGAGGCCGCGCTGCCGAAGATCGTCGAGGGCCGCCTCGGCGCCTTCTTCAAGCAGGTCGCGCTCCTCGAGCAGGACTACGCCCGCGACAACAAGCTCAACGTCGGCAAGGTCATCGCCGACGCGGGCCTCACCGTGACGGGCTTCGCCCGCTTCAAGGTCGGCGCCTAG